GTGATGGTACGCTTTGGGCGAAAGGTTCTAACCGTTATGGGCAACTGGGCGATGGTAGCTATGGCTACTCCGTTTATTCCGATAGTTTTGTGCAAATCGGTGATGACAATACCTGGGTAGAGGTTTCTGCTTTTGAAGATAGTACTTTAGCACGTAAATCCGATGGCTCGTTATGGGCTTGGGGATATAACGGTTATGGGCAGCTTGGGTTAGGAAATACCTCAAATATTATCGCGCTACCAACGCCCTTAAATGCTGGTAGTGACTGGGCATCTATTGCCGACAGCGCTAACGGTGATCACATGCTCGCTATCAAAGAGGATGGAAGCTTGTGGGGATGGGGTCGTAATAACTATAACCAAGTCAGCAGTGATACTACCAGCAATGTTGTGTTACCTACGAGAATTGGCACCAAATCGGATTGGGAAGCCGTTTCGGTTGGTGGTCAAAGCTCTTATGCGATAAAAGAGAGCGGCGTGCTTTATACTTGGGGATACAATTACTATGGTCAACTAGGCCTTGGTCATAAAGATAACCAACCCAAACCCCAAGCGGTGGAGGGGTTATGGCAAGAGGTTTCGGCTGGAGAGCAGTTTACCGTTGCAACTCGGTTGAATAGCAACGAGCTATATGTTTGGGGAAGGACAGTCACGACTGATACCTATTATAGTAATTATTCTAACTATTTAACCCCAACACAATGGTCTTTCAATGATCGTGACGGTGACGGCATCGCAGATGGCGCAGATGCTTTCCCAGCGAACCCTAAAGAAAACTTCGACGCCGACTATGATGGCATCGGCGATAACGAAGATACAGACGACGATAATGACGGCCTAAGCGACGAATACGAGCTGCTTAATGGTACCGATCCAAACCTACCTGACAATGGCTTGGTGGATCGTGATAATGATGGCTATCCGCTGTTTGTTGAGTATCAAGCTCAAAGCTTTGATAACAATGCGCAGTCTGTCCCGACGCGTGATAAGTACCGCTTATTCACGTTTGCAGATGACAAGGACATCGTTAGCTTCGCTTCTCAAGGTTGGCAGGTTGCCTCTGGTGTGGACTCAAGAGATGGTTATGCTGTTAACTCAACCACGCATGCTGATGGTGGTGAAGACACACTTACGTTAACCTCTAAATTCCATAATGGCTCTATCGTCTACTGGGCGAAGACCTCGACAGAGAATGAGTTCGACAAACTTTACCTCAAAGTCGACGGCGTAAAAGTGGAATCAACAGAGCTCTCCGGTATCAATGGCTGGACTCAGTTTGTTGTGGATATTGAGGAAGGGCAGCATACGGTTAGCTGGCACTACATCAAAGACGATGAAACCAACGAGAACGAAGATACCGTTTGGCTAAGTGATATCGTTATGCCAATTGATCTTGATGGTTTAGACAGTGATGGTGACGGCCTAACCGATGCTTGGGAATACAAGCATGGCCTGGATCCATACAATCCTGCAGACGCCAATCAAGATAGCGACAACGATGGACTGACAAACCTAGAAGAGTTCTTTGCTGGCACGGATCCGCGTTCTGACGACACCGATGGTGATGGTATTCCTGATAAGTTTGAGATTGATAACAATCTCGATCCCCTTGATGCAACCGATGCTCTCAATGATGCTGATGGAGATGGTCTTTCAAACCTGATGGAATATGTATTAGGTACGAGCCTGTCTAACAGCGACAGTGATGGTGATGGTGTTAGTGACTTTGATGAGCTAAACAATGGCACGAATCCTTTAGATTCTAAGGATTTTGTTGAAGATTATGTTCAAGCACTACTTTGGGGTGATGTAAACAAAGACGGACGTGATAATGTTGTGACATTAGATACATCGAGTGATTTGTTTGCCAAGGTCACTCTATTTGGTGGCAATGCTTTGGGTATTCTACGTTCCCAAGAGCTTGAGCTTGGACTAAACCAGATCTCGCTTCATAAGCTGAGTGATCGAAACAATGACGGCATTGCTGAAGTTGGGTTGTTTGGTCTCGATTCTGAAAGAAATCGCTATACACTAGTTGTGTTGAATATTGCCAAAGATATCCAAGTCATGGGTAAGTGGAACTGGAGTGCCACATTGCATGATGCCAGATTCCAAGAAATAGACGACTTAGACCTTGATGGTAAGCCTGATTACGCAATGTCCGGTCGCCACAAAGTTAACAATACCAACCAGTTAATTGTTCGTAGCAGTACGAGTAAAGCAACAATAAATACCTACAAGTGGGTAAACAACTGGTCAAATGTTTCTTTCTTTGCGGTACCAGATCGAACTAAGGATACTATTCCTGAGGTTGCGCTATTTGGGACGCATAAGAGAAATGGGAAAGGTCAGATGTTTGTGCTTGATGGCGCTGATGCTTCAAAGCTTGAAGTCTACAACTGGAACCCAGTGTGGCAAAATGGTCAAGTTATGCTTCTAGAGGACATGAATGGCGATGGATATCGTGATATTGCTCTGTTTGGACAAAGAAGTGATGATGGACGTTATCAAGTAGCGATCAAGCATGGTCATAAGAGGTCTGGTATGGTGGGTTCAAAAACCTGGCCTACAGAGCTTACCAAAGCCCAGCCTGTGCTCATTAGTGACCGCGATGGTGATGGTGTGAAAGAGATTGCCTTGTTTGGTCAGTCAGAGAAAGGTGGAACGTCTAAGCTTAAACTCTGGATCACTGCAAGCTCTAGTGTCCAGCGTTTGCAAAACCTAGCGTGGAACAATGTTTGGAGTGAGGCGTCTATACAGGAAATTCCGGATCTTGATGGTGACGGCCTCAAAGAGGTGGTATTGGTTGGGCGTAACTCAGTATCGGGTCGTTTGGAGCTTTCTGTTCGCTCGAGTGCAGATGGTAGTCAACTAATCAATCTAGCATTACCAGATACGTGGGAGGACATCGACTTCACTATTGGTGATGTTAATGGTGATAACGTTGATGATTTAGTACTTCTAGGTCAGAGCCAAAGCTTGAAGGGAACTAAACTCCTTGCTGTTGATGGTCGTGATGGTAAGAGTGTGATTTTCAACACTCCAATTCACTGATTCAACGATTTTGTAAAACGGTAACGACATGGCCCCACTTTAGTAAGTGGGGCCATTTTTCGTTGAATCCTGATTTAACTTTAAAGGTTTAGCTAAGAAACCGTCCCTAGCTCATATTTTATAGCCGCTCTATCATTTATTGAGTTCTACTTACATTGCGAGAGCCTAGAAGTTTGGTACAATCATCGGAATGTCTCAATACCAATGGAAGGTCAAGTGCAAGTCGCAGACTCTACCCCCATAAATCTTCATGTCGATCACCTCTATTTATCATCATCAATCTTGTTACTTTCCGGTTGGTTTGTAGCTGAAGAGTTCACAGAGAATGTTCGTTTGTTTCACAAGCAAGATGAGTTGAATCAGCATACATTGCTTGTTCCCAGAATGGATGTTGTAGCGGCTCTAAACTTAACGGATGAGACTTTTTGTTCCGGCTTTGTTTGTATAGCAGATGTTTCTCATTGCGACGATGATATCGAGATTTCAATTAATGGACATATAACCTCGCTGTCAGCTTTTGATGGAAGTCTATGTGACAACCCCGAACACATCTTACAGGCTACGGGGGCATTACGAAGTCAATTTTTAGCTCAAATTGACCAGCAGAGTATTGCCGCTCAAACAGAAAAAGCACGAAGCTGCATTGACGTATGCGAACTATTAGATGGTAATTTGTTGCTTCTGGATGGTTGGGTTTTGGATGAAAGTTATGTTGATGCCGTTGTCACTAATGTCTTTGGAGAGAAGCAAGACCTTACTTTCAATACGATTCGCTTTGCGCGGCCAGATGTTTCGGAAGAGTTAGAGCTTTTGGATGTAAGTCAAAAAATTGGCATTAGTATAGTCAGTAGGTTGACTATTGCTACACAAGGGTTGAGTGTTGAATTGCGCTCTAGGAATAGTCAGCCTTTTGAGGTGACGGTTAAATCAAGTGACAGAAAGCTGGAATCGCAACCCTTACTCAAAAAGCAACTAGACAGAACAGATGTATACCAAAAGGACTTTCTAAATTCTGGATGTAGAAACATCTCAAATGTTGTTCAGGCTATCTGGAACTCTGAGGAAAAAAATGCCGGATTAGAGTCAGTAACGACGATGAAAGTATACGGTCGAGATATTCCCGAGCCCATGGTTTCCATTATCATTCCAATATATGGTCGCTACGATTTTATACAGCATCAGATGCTCGCATTTAGTGAGGATGTTGATATGCACAATCATGAAATCATCTATGTTCTTGATGACCCCAAGATTGAGAGAGAGTTTGGGATTGCGGCCAATGGTGTTTTCCAAGCATTCAAATATAGCTTTAAAACCGTATATGCGGGGCTAAACCTTGGTTTTTCTGGTGCAAATAACCTTGGGGCTAGCATTGCTAAGGGCAAATACATATTGGCACTCAACTCGGATGTTATGCCAACGACGACAGGATGGCTTTCCCGTTTAGTAGCTAAATATCAGCAGACTGACGATTGTGGCGTGTTAGGTACACGCTTGGTATATGAAGATGATACCTTGCAACACTTGGGGATGGAGTATGTTCAGGACCCATATTACCCGGGCATATGGATGAACCAGCATCCTTATAAAGGTATGCCATCTTCACTTTTTCCATCTCAACAAGTGCGATCTGTTGAATCTGTGACAGGGGCATGCATGCTAATGGAAAAGGCTTTGTTTGACAAAGTTAATGGATTCGACACTGGTTACGTTATTGGTGATTTTGAAGATTCTGACTTGTGCTTAAAAGTATCTGAGCAGGACAAGAAAATATATCTCGATTCTGAAGAAAAGCTTGTCCACTTGGAACGTTTGTCGCAAAGCCTAGTGGATAGTGGGGACTGGAAGTTTAAATTAACCATTTTGAATGGTACACGACAAAGAAATAAGTGGGATAAAAAAATTTTAGAGGTAAAGGCAGCCAATGCGTAAAGTACTAGTCATCGCTCACGGACACCCTGAATTGAATAAAGGTGGGGGAGAGCAGGCCGCATATCACTTCTACAAGGAGTGTTTAAAACAAGGTGATGATGCTTATTTTTTAGCAAGAACCGATGCTATTCCACATGGTGGAGCTGCTTTTTCCATTATCAATCCACCAAGAGAGATTCTCATGCATACCACGCATGATGACCACTTTTTATTTTCTAACATCAAAACTCGCCATTTGTGGGGTGACTTTAAGGGGTTGCTTGAAAAAATACAGCCTGAGGTTATCTATATTCATCATTATTTCCACCTTGGTATTGAAGTAATAAAAGTAATTAAGGACACACTTCCAAATTGCAAGATTGTAATGACACTACATGAGTATCATGCAATATGTGCGAACGGTGGGTTAATGAAAAAGAGCAGCGGTGAGCTTTGTTATCGTTCAGGTACTTTAGATTGTAGCCGTTGCTTTAAAGGATCTACGTTTGGTCCAGGCGAGTTTTATCTCAGAAAGCGTTATATCCAGACCTTCTTTAAATTAATTGATCACTTTGTTAGCCCTTCTGCATTTCTAAAAAAAAGGTACGTAGAGTGGGGGATCGCAAGTGAAAAGATCACGGTTATAGAGAATGGTCAGCCGACACTGAATATTTCCGAATCTGAAAAAGGAAGTTCAGACTCGCTAAGTCTCTGTTATATAGGGCAGATTAACCCTAATAAAGGGCTTGATGTGCTTTTAGAAGCCATCACTCTATTACCAGAAGAGATAAAACAACGTGTTCAGGTTGATGTTCATGGTTCTGGGCTTGAAAACCAGAGTCCTGACTATCAAAAAAAGATACAGAAACTGGTTAAGAAAAGTAAGAAATCAGTAAGATTGCATGGGCGATATCAAGCGGAAGACGTCGGTAACATTCTGAGTTCGGCTCAATGGCTAATCGTCCCTTCTATTTGGTGGGAAAACTCACCGATGGTCATTCAAGAATCTTTGAACTGTGGTGTACCACTTATTGTGAGCGACATTGGTGGAATGGCCGAGAAAGTAGAAAACAATGTAACAGGTTTGCACTTTAGAGTAGGTAAGCCCCTGGCTTTGGCTAATCGAATCGTCCAGATTGCTGAAGATAAAGATCTCCACACTCAGCTTGCAAGTAACATTACACCACCTCTGAGTCTCGCTGACGCCTACAAGAAAACAATGGATATTGTAAAGCAATGTTAAACTACTACTTACAGGAAACACAGGCCGCGGGTGTTGGGGTTCACTTTTTTTCACCAACTATTGGTCAAGTCGCGAACGCCAAAGTGGAGTTTAAAGGTAAGCTGTCTTCATCGAATCGAGTAAAAGGGATCCGAGTGGAGTGTTTATCTGAGCAGCATTCGATAGGTGTTGTATGGAGTGCCGCCCCTGATCTTTCCGATGAAGGCACTGCGCATACCTACCGCTTTTCGTTAGAGGTTGATTCAAAGCAAATCACCGAAGAGCATGACCTTCATTTTTGTGTGTTAGTTGAATATAGCGATACTTGTGACGAAGTGGCATGCGGGTTTATCCAAAAAGTCCATCCAGTTGATAGCGTGGTATTTGTGGTAGGTTCGCCAAGAAGTGGTACATCAGCGCTAGGTAAAGGCCTCCGTAAAGGTTTGGAAGCAAATGCGCACGGAGAGTCCCATGTTATTGAAGGCTTTCAAAGAATATTAGAAACTATTGATGCTTTCTTTGTTCGTTCTAAGACGGCTCAAATAAAAAATAACTTGGTCAACGTTTTGCCTTATACCGTTTTGCTTGCAGAGCAAGTCCGCTCACTAAGGCGAGT
The Vibrio sp. CB1-14 DNA segment above includes these coding regions:
- a CDS encoding sulfotransferase, which gives rise to MLNYYLQETQAAGVGVHFFSPTIGQVANAKVEFKGKLSSSNRVKGIRVECLSEQHSIGVVWSAAPDLSDEGTAHTYRFSLEVDSKQITEEHDLHFCVLVEYSDTCDEVACGFIQKVHPVDSVVFVVGSPRSGTSALGKGLRKGLEANAHGESHVIEGFQRILETIDAFFVRSKTAQIKNNLVNVLPYTVLLAEQVRSLRRVYELYYGNQVILDKTPGIPMLKALPIALIAWPNAKVVFCKRRALENVKSREIKFPAVSFEAHLAQWKQSFIAWRQTKQQINQALKTKDWAMEVDQKQMSDHSNQVALQVSTFLNLSKRGHNKLERSLTNDRPEQTSAPTKQARNLSQFGWSETQQQALVKVCGDELKRQGYSLDERYYL
- a CDS encoding glycosyltransferase family 2 protein, producing the protein MQVADSTPINLHVDHLYLSSSILLLSGWFVAEEFTENVRLFHKQDELNQHTLLVPRMDVVAALNLTDETFCSGFVCIADVSHCDDDIEISINGHITSLSAFDGSLCDNPEHILQATGALRSQFLAQIDQQSIAAQTEKARSCIDVCELLDGNLLLLDGWVLDESYVDAVVTNVFGEKQDLTFNTIRFARPDVSEELELLDVSQKIGISIVSRLTIATQGLSVELRSRNSQPFEVTVKSSDRKLESQPLLKKQLDRTDVYQKDFLNSGCRNISNVVQAIWNSEEKNAGLESVTTMKVYGRDIPEPMVSIIIPIYGRYDFIQHQMLAFSEDVDMHNHEIIYVLDDPKIEREFGIAANGVFQAFKYSFKTVYAGLNLGFSGANNLGASIAKGKYILALNSDVMPTTTGWLSRLVAKYQQTDDCGVLGTRLVYEDDTLQHLGMEYVQDPYYPGIWMNQHPYKGMPSSLFPSQQVRSVESVTGACMLMEKALFDKVNGFDTGYVIGDFEDSDLCLKVSEQDKKIYLDSEEKLVHLERLSQSLVDSGDWKFKLTILNGTRQRNKWDKKILEVKAANA
- a CDS encoding glycosyltransferase family 4 protein → MRKVLVIAHGHPELNKGGGEQAAYHFYKECLKQGDDAYFLARTDAIPHGGAAFSIINPPREILMHTTHDDHFLFSNIKTRHLWGDFKGLLEKIQPEVIYIHHYFHLGIEVIKVIKDTLPNCKIVMTLHEYHAICANGGLMKKSSGELCYRSGTLDCSRCFKGSTFGPGEFYLRKRYIQTFFKLIDHFVSPSAFLKKRYVEWGIASEKITVIENGQPTLNISESEKGSSDSLSLCYIGQINPNKGLDVLLEAITLLPEEIKQRVQVDVHGSGLENQSPDYQKKIQKLVKKSKKSVRLHGRYQAEDVGNILSSAQWLIVPSIWWENSPMVIQESLNCGVPLIVSDIGGMAEKVENNVTGLHFRVGKPLALANRIVQIAEDKDLHTQLASNITPPLSLADAYKKTMDIVKQC